The genomic interval TTGGAGGGCGAAGTGCTGCCTGCCTGCCGACAGTCGGGCATCACTCTCGTGCCCTACTGCCCACTCGACCGGGCAGCGCTGACCGGCCGTCTGGGCGCCGACACCGACTTCGGTGCCGACGATTTCCGTACCACCCTGCCGAAGTTCACCGGCGACAACCACAGCCACAACCTCCGGCTCGTCGACGAACTCAGGGAGTTCAGTCACCGGCGCGGGCACACCGCAGGCCAGGTCGCACTGGCCTGGCTGCTCGGCCGGCCGCACGCCGTCGCCCCGATTCCGGGCACCAAGCGCGCTGTCCACGTACGGGAGAACGCCGCTGCGTCGTCAGTGCCGCTCAGCGCCGACGACGTCGCTGTCCTCGACGAGATGTTCGCCCCGGCCCGGGTCCGCGGTGAACAATAAGGCCACCTCGACATCCGTACCCGCTGACCCCACCTCCGTAATGATCAGGCGAGTGCCCGGTCCCCACGCGACTGCTGCCAACCAGCCCTTCTTTGTGCCAACCAAATCCCCGTCACACATCCGCGATGCCGCCCCTACAACCCCACGATCTTGTTCCACTCCTTCGCGAACTCCACCCGCTCCGTGGACGTGATGTCCCGCGCGATCGCGAGGTGCTTCCGCATCGTCGAGTCCGGGAAGATCAGCGGGTTCTCGGCAAGCTCCGCGGTGTCCTTGTCCTTGGAGGCCGCGAGGACGGCCTGGGCCGCCGGGACGGGGCAGACGTAGTTGACCCAGGCGGCGAGTTCCGCGGCGACCTCGGGGTCGTAGTAGTAGTCGATCAGCTTTTCGGCGTTGGTCTTGTGGCGGGCCAGGTCGGGGATCATCAGGGAGTCCGCCCAGAGTTCGGCGCCCTCCTCGGGGACGACGAAGCGGATGTCCGGGTTGTCGGCCTGGAGTTGGATCACGTCGCCGGAGTAGGCCTGGCAGGCGAGGACGTCGCCGCTGACCAGGTCCTTGGTGTAGTCGTTGCCGGTGAAGCGGCGGATCTGGTTCCGGCTGATCTGGGTCTGTACCTGGTCGCACACCTTGTGGAAGTCGGCGGCGGTCCACTTGGTGATGTCGACGCCATTGCCCTGCATCAGCAGCGCGAACGCCTCGTCCAGGCCGGAGAGCAGGGTGACCCGGCCCTTCAGGTCGCTCGCCCACAGGTCGGAGACATGGCGGATCTCGCGGCCGAGCTTGCGGTGGTTGTACGCGATACCGGTGATCCCCGACTGCCACGGCACCGTGTACCGGCGCCCCGGGTCGAACGCGGGCGAGCTGAGCTGCGGGTCGAGGTACTTCGCCACGTTGGGCTGCGCGGACCGGTCCATCCGCTGGACCCAGCCGAGGCGGACGAACCGCGCGCACATCCAGTCGCTCATGACGATCAGGTCGCGGCCGGTCTGCTGGTGGTTCATGAGCGCCGGGCTGATCTTGCCGAAGAACTCGTCGTTGTCGTTGATCTCCTCGATGTAGTCGACGGAGATCCCGGTCTTCTTCTCGAACGCGTCCAGCGTGGGCCGCTTCGTCTGGTCGTCGTCATCGGTGTCGATGTACAACGGCCAGTTCGCCCAGGTCAGCCGCTTGTCCTTGGCGGACAGATCGGCGCCGGCACGGTCCCCCGCCTTCACATACGCGGCGGGCACACCGCACCCGGCGAGCGCGCCGAGCGCGGCGGTACCGCCGAGCGCACGCAGCAGGGAGCGACGGGAGGGCGAGGACGACTTCGGAGTCTGGGGCACCCGCGCAGCATGACCCGCCGCCCCGTGCCCGATCAATGGACGCTGCGTCGAGCGGGTTCGCGTGGACCCGACACCTTGTCGATCGGTTGCCTGTGAAGTAACCGCACGTTCACATCCAACGCGGGAAAACAGCGCGGCCCCGGACGGTCAACTCCCGTCCGGGGCCGCGCAGTTGTCGATCCAGATCGCCGAAGGCCTACGCGTCCAGCGACGTCATCACGTGCTTGATCCGCGTGTAGTCCTCGAAGCCGTAGCCCGACAGGTCCTTGCCGTAGCCCGACTTCTTGAAGCCGCCGTGCGGCATCTCCGCGACCAGCGGGATGTGAGTGTTGATCCACACGCAGCCGAAGTCCAGGGACTTCGACAGCCGCATCGCCCGCCCGTGGTCCTTCGTCCACACCGAGGACGCCAGCGCGTAGTCGACGCCGTTGGCCCACTCGATGGCCTGGGCCTCGTCCGTGAAGGACTGGACGGTGATGACCGGCCCGAAGACCTCGTTCTGGATGATCTCGTCGTCCTGCTTCAGACCCGAGACGACGGTCGGCGCGTAGAAGTAGCCGACCTCACCGACCCGGTGGCCGCCCGACTCCACCTTCGCGTGCGCCGGCAGCCGCTCGATGAAGCCGGTCACCTGCTTGAGCTGGTTGGCGTTGTTGAGCGGGCCGTAGAGCACGTCCTCGTCGTCCGGCTGCCCGGTCTTCGTCTCGGCGGCGGCCTTCGCGAGCGCCGCCACGAACTCGTCGTGGATCGACTCCTGGACCAGGACGCGCGTCGCCGCCGTACAGTCCTGGCCCGCGTTGAAGAAGCCCGCGACCGAGATGTCCTCGACAGCCTTGGCGATGTCGGTGTCCTCGAAGACCACGACCGGGGCCTTGCCGCCCAGCTCCAGG from Streptomyces sp. NBC_01288 carries:
- a CDS encoding aldo/keto reductase, yielding MLRAIGLSAVGADILHRAAATAPISAPQSEYSLGARELEGEVLPACRQSGITLVPYCPLDRAALTGRLGADTDFGADDFRTTLPKFTGDNHSHNLRLVDELREFSHRRGHTAGQVALAWLLGRPHAVAPIPGTKRAVHVRENAAASSVPLSADDVAVLDEMFAPARVRGEQ
- a CDS encoding polyamine ABC transporter substrate-binding protein; its protein translation is MPQTPKSSSPSRRSLLRALGGTAALGALAGCGVPAAYVKAGDRAGADLSAKDKRLTWANWPLYIDTDDDDQTKRPTLDAFEKKTGISVDYIEEINDNDEFFGKISPALMNHQQTGRDLIVMSDWMCARFVRLGWVQRMDRSAQPNVAKYLDPQLSSPAFDPGRRYTVPWQSGITGIAYNHRKLGREIRHVSDLWASDLKGRVTLLSGLDEAFALLMQGNGVDITKWTAADFHKVCDQVQTQISRNQIRRFTGNDYTKDLVSGDVLACQAYSGDVIQLQADNPDIRFVVPEEGAELWADSLMIPDLARHKTNAEKLIDYYYDPEVAAELAAWVNYVCPVPAAQAVLAASKDKDTAELAENPLIFPDSTMRKHLAIARDITSTERVEFAKEWNKIVGL